AGATGGCAACGATGATGCTGCGCCAGCATCTGGGCCAGTCGTTCGGTGCTGCAATCCCGCCGGTGATCACGCCCGAGTTCGTGCGCGAGGAAGTGGCACGTGGCCGCGCCATCATTCCCGCCAACATCAACCACCCGGAACTGGAGCCGATGATCATCGGCCGCAATTTCCTGGTGAAGATCAACGGCAATATCGGCAACAGCGCCGTCACCTCGTCGATCAACGAGGAAGTGGACAAGATGACTTGGGGAATCCGCTGGGGTGCCGACACCATCATGGATCTGTCCACCGGTAAGAACATCCACGAAACCCGCGAGTGGATCCTGCGCAATTCGCCCGTGCCGATCGGCACCGTGCCGATCTACCAGGCGCTGGAGAAGGTCGATGGCAAGGCCGAGGACCTGACCTGGGCGCTGTTCCGCGACACGCTGATCGAGCAGGCCGAGCAAGGCGTGGATTACTTCACCATCCACGCCGGCGTGCTGCTCCGATACGTGCCGCTCACCGCCAACCGGATGACCGGCATCGTCTCGCGCGGCGGCTCCATCATGGCCAAGTGGTGCCTCGCGCACCATCAGGAGAACTTCCTCTACACGCATTTCGAGGAAATCTGCGACATCATGAAGGCTTACGACGTCAGCTTCTCGCTCGGCGATGGCCTGCGCCCCGGCTCGGTGTGGGATGCGAACGACGACGCGCAGTTGGGCGAACTGAAAACACTGGGCGAGCTGACGCAGATCGCATGGCAACACGACGTGCAGACCATGATCGAAGGCCCCGGCCATGTGCCGATGCAGCTGATCAAGGAGAACATGGACCTGCAGCTGGAATGGTGCGACGAAGCGCCGTTCTACACCCTCGGCCCACTGACCACCGACATCGCCCCCGGCTACGACCACATCACCTCGGCCATCGGCGCGGCGCAGATCGGCTGGTATGGCACCGCCATGCTTTGTTACGTCACCCCCAAGGAGCACCTGGGGCTGCCAAACAAGGATGACGTCAAGGAAGGCATCATCACCTACAAGCTCGCCGCCCACGCGGCCGATCTGGCCAAGGGCCACCCCGGCGCGCAGATCCGCGACAACGCGCTCTCGAAGGCGCGCTTCGAGTTCCGCTGGGAAGACCAGTTCAACCTGGGCCTCGACCCGGACCGTGCCCGTGAATTCCATGACGAGACGCTGCCACAGCAGGGTGCCAAGGTGGCGCACTTCTGCTCGATGTGCGGCCCGCACTTCTGTTCGATGAAGATCACCCAGGACGTGCGAGATTTTGCCGAGAAGCAGGGCATCGCCGAGGCCGAAGCGCTGCGGAAGGGCATGGAAGTGAAATCGATCGAGTTCGTGAAGCAGGGCGCCCAGGTCTATCACAAGGCCTGATCGCCGCCGTCGATGCGGCGGGCTAGCGTTTGCCGCGCCGATGGCATTTCAAGAACATGCTCGATTCAACTGCGAAGGGCCAGCCTGACCGCCCTGCCCGCGACATACCGCTCAGCACCGCCGTTGGAGCAAGGCTGCTCCGGTACTCCAGCAGATGCAGGCGCTGGGTACAGGAATCCGTCAGCCCCCGCCATGTCGCTGTTTTGGACCGGTGATCGGATCGGACCCGGTCCAGCGCGACAAGTGGCTGGCAAAAGCCGAACTTTTGGGCCATGCCGAAGCCTGACCCAAGTCGGCGGTCCTCGGGCGGGTGGCTGGCGGAAATCGACGGACGTTCAAGAACTTGCAGCAATCGCTGTCTATGCTGCGAGTTCTGACGCCTGTGTGGACGAGCGCAAGGACAGGACCGCGATGCAAGACTACAGCCCCATCTCGTGCGAGCTGCACGACTACCTGGAAATCGCCTGCACCTATCGCTACCCCTTGCTGGTGGAGCGTCACGGCGCGCCCGATTGCGAAGGCGTGGCCATCGATGTGTTCGGCGCCCGCGGCAGCGAATTCCTGCGCCTCTCCACCCGCGACGGCGTGCTCGATGTGCGTTTGGACAAACTGGTCGCCATCACGCCGCAGCATCAGGGTGCGCGTTTCGGCCGCGTTGTCTACCGCGGCCACTGAGCAGGTTGCGGAAAGCGCCGACGCGCATCACCCAGGCACGCGCTAAGCTCCAGCCATCCCCTTGCCGGAGCCTTCCATGGATGTCACCGCCGACTGGCTCGCCCGCCTGCCCAAGACCGAGCTGCACCTGCATATCGAAGGCACGCTGGAACCGGAGTTGATGTTCGCGCTGGCGCAGCGCAACGGCGTGCGCCTGCCATACGATTCGGTCGAGGCAGTGCGCGCCGCCTACGATTTTGCCAACCTGCAATCCTTCCTCGATCTCTATTACGCCGGCGCCGGCGTGCTGCTGACCGAGCAGGATTTCTACGATCTCACCGCAGCCTACCTGTTGCGCTGCCGCGCCGACCGCGTCGTGCATACCGAGCTCTTCTTCGATCCGCAAACGCATACCGCACGCGGCGTGCCCTATGCCACCGTGCTCGCCGGCATCCGCCGCGCACTGACCGACGCACACGAGCAGTTCGCCATCAGCTCCAAGCTGATCCTCTGCTTCCTGCGTCATCTGTCGGAGGAGGAAGGCTTTGCCACGCTGCGCGAGGCCGAGCCCTATCTCGACCTGATCGATGGCGTGGGCCTCGATTCCAGCGAAGTCGGCCACCCACCGGAGAAATTCGCCCGATTGTTCGCCCGCTGCAAGGCGCTGGGCCTGCCGCGGGTAGCCCACGCCGGGGAAGAAGGGCCACCTGACTACGTATGGCAGGCGCTCGACCTGCTCGATGTCTGCCGAATCGACCATGGTGTGCGGGCGCTGGAAGATCCTGCCCTCGTCGACGAACTGAAACGTCGACGGATTCCGCTCACCGTCTGCCCCCTATCCAACATCCGGCTCAAGGTGTTCCAACGATTGTCGGATCACAACCTGCGCGCGCTGCTCGAAGCGGGCCTCGTCGCCACGGTGAACTCGGACGACCCGGCCTACTTCGGCGGCTATGTCGGTGAAAACTGGCGTGCCTGTGCCGCGGCGCTGCAGCTGACACGGGCCGAGCTCAAGCAGCTGGCCGTGAACGGCTTTACCGGCAGCTGGCTGCCCGAGGTGGAACAGGCGCGCTGGATCGCCGAGATCGAGGCGATGTAGCCGCCGTACATCAGGGTTAGCCGCAGGCACACAGCGCACGGCGGATCGGCGACACTCGCGTATCGCCCCGACCCTGCCTTGCCATGTCCCAACGCACCACCGGCATCCTGCTGATCCTGCTCTCCGCCGTCGCCTTCGGCCTGATGCCCATCTTCGGCACCTGGGCCTACGCGGCCGGCGTCGATACCCAGGGCCTGCTGCTCATCCGCTTCAGCGTGGCTGCCCTGGTGATGGTCGCCATCATGGTCTGGCGCGGTGCGCGCTGGCCAAGGGGCCGCCTGCTGGCCGGGCTTGCCGCGATGGGCGGTATCGGTTACGCCGGGCAAGCGTTCAGCTACTTCACCGCGCTGCAGTACGCCAATGCCGCGCTCGCCGCATTGCTGCTCTATCTCTATCCGGCCATCGTCACCGTGCTGTCTGCCTGGTTGCTGCGCGAGCGGCTACGCCGCCGCGTGTGGGCGGCGCTGGCGCTGGCCTCGCTCGGACTGGTACTGACCATCGGTACGGCGCTCTCCGGCAAGGCCATCGGCATCGCCTTCGGCGTCGCCGCGGCGCTGATCTATTCGTGCTACATCCTCGCCGGCAGCCGGCTCACGCCGCAGGCCGGTGCACTGCCTTCCGCCACCGTGGTGATGCTGGCCGCCGCTGTGGTGCTGTGGGGTTCAACCGCCTTTGCCACACCACACTGGCCGGCCACCGGTAGCGGCTGGGGTGCAACCTTGGCCATCGCCATCGTTTCCACAGTGATCGCCATCTTCGCCTTCCTGGCCGGGCTCGATCATCTGACCGCCGCCGAAGCGTCAACCTTGTCGACGCTGGAGCCGGTGGTCAGCGTGCTGCTCGCCGCCTGGCTGCTGGCGGTGCCATTGACCGGGCTGCAGTGGCTGGGCGGTGCGGCCATTCTGGTTGCCGCGCTGGTGATCTCGCTGGCGCCGCCACTGCCGGCGCCGGAATAGCTGTAGCGGGCCGCGGCGGCCTAGAATGCCGGCCATGACTGCCCACATCCTGCTGATCGAAGACGAACCCGCCATCGCCGATACCCTGCTATTCGCGCTGCAGCGCGAAGGCTATGCGGTGGATTGGCAACGGCTGGCCCGCGATGGCGAAGCGGTACTGGCCGATGCGCAGTTAGTGATCCTTGATGTCGGCCTGCCCGACGACAGTGGCTTCGAAGTGCTGAAGCGCTTGCGCCGCCACAGCGAAGTGCCGGTGCTGATGCTGACCGCGCGCGCCGACGAGATCGACCGCATCGTCGGGCTGGAACTGGGCGCCGACGATTACGTGGTCAAGCCGTTCAGCCCGCGCGAAGTGGTGGCGCGGGTGCGCGCCATTCTCAAGCGGTTGCAACCGCGAGTGGCGGATACCGCCACGCCAGGCTTCGAGCACGACGCCGCCGGTCGGCGCATCCGTTATCGCGGCCAGTGGCTGGTGCTGACGCCATCCGAATACCGGCTGCTGGCGCTGCTGCTGTCCGCGCCTGGCCGGGTATTCAGCCGCGCCCAACTGCTCGATGCACTTGGCGAGGCCGCCGAGGACAGCTTCGAGCGCACCATCGACAGCCATGTGAAAAGCGTGCGCGCCAAGCTCAGGGACATCGCCGCCGAGGCCGACCCGATCGAGACGCACCGTGGCTTCGGCTACGCGCTCAAAGGCGCTGGCTGATGCGCTTCTCGCTGCGCATCTTCCTCGGTTACTTCCTCATCGTCGCGCTGTTAGCGTGGTACGTGGTCGACCTGATCCGCGACGAGATCAAGCCAGCCATGCGTCAGTCGGCCGAGGAAATCATGATCGATACCGCTAACCTGCTGGCCGAGCTGGTGCAGCCCGCCTTTCGCGATGGCAGGCTGGCCGACGGCGAGGTGGCACAGGCGATCGGACGCTACGTGGAGCGCTCGCCCAATGCGCGGATCTGGGGCGTGGCCAAGGGCGCGGTCGACATGCGCGTCTACATCACCGATGCGCGCGGCATCGTGCTGTTCGATTCCACCGGCAGCGCGGTCGGCCAGGATTATTCGCAATGGCGAGACGTCTACCTGACGCTGCGGGGCCGCTACGGTGCGCGCACCTCGCGCATCGAGTACGCCGACGACGCCACCACCGTGATGTACGTGGCCGCCCCCATCATCGAGGACGGCCGCATTGCCGGTGTGCTGACCGTGGCCAAGCCCAACCAGGCGATGCAGCCCTATATCGAGCGCGCCCACGGCAAGCTGTTGCGCGCCGGCTTGCTGGTGTTGGGACTAGGGCTGGCCTTCGGCGCAGCGTTCTCATGGTGGCTGTCGCGCGGCATCGGCAAGCTCACCGATTTTGCCCAGGACGTCAGCGCCGGTCGCCCGGCCGAGGTACCTGCGCTACCGGGCAACCGCGAGCTCGCGGTGCTGGCGCAGGCACTCGGCGAGATGCGCGAGCGGCTGGAGGGCAAGGCCTATGTCGAGCACTACGTGCACGGCCTCACCCATGAACTGAAAAGCCCGCTGGCCGGCATCCGCGGCGCGGCCGAACTGCTGGACGATGCCCTGCCCGACGCCGACCGCCAACGCTTCGCCGGCCACATCCGCCGCGAGGCGGAGCGGCTGCAGGCCATCGTCGACCGCCTGCTGGAGCTGGCACGGCTGGAGGCACGGCGCACGCTCGATCATGCCGAGCCAGTGCCGCTGCGCCCCGCGCTCGAGACGGTACTTACCGCGCTGGCACCGCAGCTCGACGCCGCCACCATCGCACTCGATCTCGCCATCCCCGAAGACGCCCGCGTGCGCGGCGAACGCTTCCTGATCGAGCAGGCGCTGCGCAACCTGCTGCAGAACGCCGCCGATTTCACGCCGACGCAGGGCGCGATCCGCATCGCCGCCGAGCGCACCGGCGGCGACTGGTTGATCACCATCGACAACGACGGCCCCGCCATTCCCGACTACGCCCTGCCACGACTGTTCGAGCGCTTCTACTCGCTGCGCCCGGACGGTACCGCCAAGGGCACCGGCCTCGGCCTTGCGCTGGCCCGGACCATTGCCGAGCTGCATGGTGGCAGCGCCACGGTCGGCAATGTCGCCAACGGCGTCAGCGCCCGGCTGCGGCTACCCGCCTGCTGAAAACCGGCCAGCCCAAGGGCCGGCCGGCTGCCGGTCACGGTGCGATGGTCATGCTGCCCACGGCGCACGTCACCCCCACCCGCTGCCAGCCGGTGATAGGGGCATTGGTATTGTTCCGGTACTGCACCAGCCAACCGCCGCGGTTGCCGTCCCAAGTCAACGTGCTGTACACGATGCTGGGGCCCACCGAGATGCCGGACGGTCCACCACTGATCGGCACCTCGCCCTGCTCGCACGCCGAAGCAACGAAATCCTCCTGGCCCGGCGCCAGATTGAGCGTCCGCTCATGGTGCCGCAGGATCAGCCGTACGCCGCCGGCTGCGGCGCAGGCGCCGAGCGAATTCCACGCCGACCAGCTGGTCGCCGCCGGCTGCTCGCCGATGGAATACCACTTGGCCTCATACAGCTGGTTGGCCTGGACCACCTTGGCTCCGGCGTTGTACCCGGTGCCGGATTGCCAGGCGGCCACCCCGCTGCATTCCGCAGCCTGAACCTGGCCAGACAACCACGCCGACAAACCCAACAGCGAGATGCAAATCCACTTCTGCTTCATGCCTACGCTCCTTCCATCCTGGTGAACGGCCTGATGGCCGAGCCGTCCATGCCGGATGCATGGATCGGTCCTGCAATTTAGGTTGCGGCACCGGCAACAACGGCTGCGGACCGGCCCAAAATCACCAATTGCAGGTTCGGCGCACGGCAAGTGGCTGATCCCACGGCATTTTCGGCGGATGCAAAACGGCCCTGCCATTCACCGATGGCAGGGCCGTTGGAGCACACACACCTCAGTGGGCGAGCGTGCGCTCGGTCGCGTCGTCCACGTCCTCGCCGAGGAATCCGCCGCTCTGGTGCGCCCACAGGCGGGCATAGAGCCCCCCCTGCGCCAGGAGCTCGGCATGCGTGCCCTCTTCGACGATCACGCCGTGGTCAAGCACGATCAGCCGATCCATCGCGGCGATGGTGGAGAGCCGGTGCGCGATCGCCACCACGGTCTTGCCTTCCATCAAGCGATAAAGGCTGCCCTGGATCGCCGCCTCGACTTCGGAGTCGAGCGCACTGGTCGCCTCGTCCAGCAACAGGATGGGCGCATCCTTCAACATCACCCGGGCGATGGCCACGCGTTGGCGCTGGCCACCGGACAGCTTCACGCCGCGCTCGCCGACATGCGCGTCGTAGCCGCTGCGCCCCTTCGGATCGCTCAGGCCCTGGATGAAGTCGTGCGCTTCGGCCCGCCGCGCGGCAGCGATCATCGCCGCATCGTCGGCATCGGGCCGGCCATACAGCAGGTTGTCGCGCACCGAGCGATGCAGCAGGCTGGTGTCCTGCGTGACCATGCCAATGGCGGCGCGCAGGCTGTCCTGGGTGACCGCGGCGACATCCTGGCCGTCGATCAGCACCCGGCCGGCATCGATGTCGTAAAAGCGCAGCAGCAAGTTCACCAGCGTACTTTTGCCCGCGCCGGAGCGACCGACGAGGCCGACCTTCTCGCCGGGACGGATCGTCAGGTTGAGTCGGTCGATCACCGGTTGCGGCTTGCCGTAACCGAAGCTCACCTCCTCGAAGCGGATCTCGCCGCGGCTCACCGTCAGCGGCTGGGCATCGGCCCGATCGGACACCGCGACTGGGCGCGTCAACGTGGTGATGCCGTCCTGCACCGTGCCGATCTGCTCGAACAGGTTGGCCATCTCCCACATGATCCAGTGCGAAATGCCGTTGAGGCGCAGCGCCATCGCAGTGGCGGCCGCAACCGCGCCGATGCCGACTTCGCCACGGCTCCACAGCCATAGCGTGGCACCGGTGGTGGCCACGATCAGCAGCATGTTGAGGAAGTGGTTGACGATCTCGAAGCCGCTCACCAATCGCATCTGCTGATGCACCGTATACATGAACTCGCGCATCGCGCTCTTCACGTAACCGGCCTCGCGGTGGGCGTGGCTGAACAGCTTGACGGTGACGATATTGGTGTAGGCATCGGTCACCCGGCCCGTCATCAGGCTGCGTGCATCGGCCTGCGCCGCCGAGGCCTTGCCCAGGCGCGGCACGAAATACCAGACCGCAACGCCATACAGCGCCAGCCAGACCACGAAGGGCCAGACCAGCCAGCCGTCGAACTGACCAACCACCACCAGCATGGTGACGAAGTAGATGGTGACGAACACCAGGATGTCGACGACGATCATCACCGACTCGCGCACCGCCAGCGCCGTCTGCATCACCTTGGTGGCGACGCGGCCGGCGAATTCGTCCTGGTAGAAGCTCATGCTCTGGCCGAGCAGGTAGCGGTGGAAGATCCAGCGCAGCCGCATCGGGAAGTTGCCGGCCAGCGCCTGGTATTTACAGAGCGCCTGCACAGCCACCAGCAGTGTGCTGCCCACCAGTGCGAGGCCCAGCCACAGCAGCGTGCGGCCCTCCCGGGCGAACAGCTCGGCCGGCGGCACCTTGGCCAGCCAGTCGACCACCGAGCCCAGCATGGCGAACAGCAGCGCTTCGAAGGCACCGATCGCGGCGGTGAGCAGCATCACGGTGAAGATCAGCCCGCGCATGCCGGCGGTGCCGGCCCAGACGAAGGCGAAGAAGCCGCGCGGGGGCGCGGCCGGGGGAGTTTCCGGATACGGTTGTACCCGTTTTTCGAACCATCCGAACACGTGTGCTCCTTGTGGGAAAACCCTTGCATGCCCCCTTGTAGGTTTCATGCAAGGACAGCCGGACATCTTGTCGCAGGAGGCCGCCAATCACAAGCCGCCGCCCACCGCGCGGCAAGGCCGGCACAGCAAGTATCGTGCTCGCCACTGGACAGCCCAAGGCAGCCGTCATGCAACCCCTTTCAACGGGTTGGATATATCTGGATACCACTGCAGATACCAGTCGCTTGCAAGCGCTTGATTGGCGCCCCACCGTTCATCGCCAGCCAAACGGCGTCACTTCATTACATAAACAAACAATTTAACTGTTTGATTTAATTAAATATTATAGCATTTAGTAAGGTATTGACACTATGCGCTCGCATGGCCGAACATCCGTCTTGCATGCAAAGGCGTTCGTGGCGCTTGTCGTTACGCCGCCCGTTGCCGCGTGCTGATACCCGTAGTGGTATTATCTGCAGCATAAAAAAACGGCGGTTCGCCACATGCACCGAACCGAAACAGGATGGAGACCTTGTTCATGTCGCAACACAATCGCTTCGTGCTGGCCGCGCTGCCCGCCGCGCTGCTGGCCGTCCATGCCTATGCCGCTTCCCCGGCTTGGCAGGAAGGCAACACCTACGCTGCTGGCGTTACCGTCAGCTACAACAACACCGAATATCAGGCGCTGGTTACCCACACCGCCTATGTCGGTGCCAACTGGAACCCGGCTGCTTCGCCCACACTGTGGAAGCTGCTCGGCGCCTCCACCGGTGGCACCCCGACGCCCGCTCCGGTAGCCACCCCGACCCCGGGTCCGGTTGCAACCCCGACGCCGAACCTGCCGACCGCCACCCCGGCACCGGTTGGTCAATACCCGGCCTGGAACGCCAGCACTGCCTACACCGGCGGCCAGCGCGTGACCTTCGAAGGCGCCGTGTATGAAGCCAAGTGGTGGACCCAGGGCGACAACCCCGGCCAATCCGGCGAATGGGGCGTATGGAAGAAGGTGAGCGTGGCCGGCCCGACGCCGACCCCGACTGTCACCCCGACGCCGACCGTTGCACCGACCGGCCCGACCCCGACGCCGACGGTTACCCCGACGCTGACCCCCACCCCGACTGTTACCCCGACTCGCGTCACGCCGACCCCGACGCCGACCGGCCCGACCCCGACTGTCACCCCGACCCCAGTCGTCGGTGGCCCGACCCCGCCCCCGATCACCGGCGCGCAAGTCGGTTCGTACTTCACCCAGTGGGGCGTGTACGGCCGCGGCTATCAAGTCAAGCATGTGGACACCAGCGGCACCGCTGCCAAGCTGACCTTCATCAACTATGCATTCGGCAACCTCTACCAGAAGAACGGCGGCTACGAGTGCGGCATCATCAACAAGCTCGAGCCGGGTGCGACCAACCCGAGCGATCCGCAAGCCGGTACCGGCGGCGATTCGTGGGCTGACTACCAGCGTGGCCTGAGTGCTGCCGACTCCGTGGACGGCGTGGCCGACCTGTGGGGCTGGCCGCAGTGGGACGACCCACGCAATGGCGTGTCCGGTCCGCTCAAGGGCAACTTCAACCAGCTGAAGAAGCTGAAGGCCAAGTACCCGAACCTGAAGGTCTACATCTCGCTGGGCGGCTGGACCTGGTCCAAGTGGTTCTCCGCTGCCGCCAAGACCGACGCCCTGCGCAAGCAGCTGGTCCGTTCTTGCATCGACGTGTACATCAAGGGCAACGTGCCGTTTGACGCCGGCTCCAACGCTGGCGGTCCGGGCACTGCAGCCGGTGTGTTCGACGGTATCGACATCGACTGGGAATTCCCGGGCGTGATCGGCCAGCCGTACAACACCGTCGCTCCGGAAGACAAGCAGAACTTCACGTTGCTGCTCAAGGAATTCCGCGAGCAGCTCGATGCGATCGGCGCAACCAACAAAGCCAACTATGGCCTGACCGTTGCCATCGGCGCCGGCAAGGACAAGATCGACATGACCGTTCCGGCCGAGTACAGCAAGTACCTCGACTGGATCAACGTGATGAACTACGACTACAACGGCGCCTGGGCAGCTCAAGGCCCGACCGACTTCCAGGCCCACCTGTACGTCGATCCGAACAACCCGCAGTACATCGATCCGAAGACTGGCAACCGCAGCCTGGTGTCGTACTACAACACCGACGACTCGATCAAGCAGCTGCTGGCCGCTGGCGTACCGGGCAAGAAGCTGCTGGTTGGCCTGCCGTTCTACGGCCGTGGCTGGACCGGTGTTGCAGCCGGCCCGAACGGTGATGGCCTG
This region of Chitinolyticbacter meiyuanensis genomic DNA includes:
- the thiC gene encoding phosphomethylpyrimidine synthase ThiC, which encodes MNKPTEFRASDAHVDQAAIQPLPNSRKVYVEGSRPDIRVPMREITQTDTPTSFGGEQNPPIYVYDCSGPYTDPQAHIDVRRGLAPIRAAWIDERGDTDLLTGLTSDYGRLREADASLDPLRFELTRKPRRGKPGANVTQMHYARCGIITPEMEYIAIRENLQREAYMESLRALGAKGEKMATMMLRQHLGQSFGAAIPPVITPEFVREEVARGRAIIPANINHPELEPMIIGRNFLVKINGNIGNSAVTSSINEEVDKMTWGIRWGADTIMDLSTGKNIHETREWILRNSPVPIGTVPIYQALEKVDGKAEDLTWALFRDTLIEQAEQGVDYFTIHAGVLLRYVPLTANRMTGIVSRGGSIMAKWCLAHHQENFLYTHFEEICDIMKAYDVSFSLGDGLRPGSVWDANDDAQLGELKTLGELTQIAWQHDVQTMIEGPGHVPMQLIKENMDLQLEWCDEAPFYTLGPLTTDIAPGYDHITSAIGAAQIGWYGTAMLCYVTPKEHLGLPNKDDVKEGIITYKLAAHAADLAKGHPGAQIRDNALSKARFEFRWEDQFNLGLDPDRAREFHDETLPQQGAKVAHFCSMCGPHFCSMKITQDVRDFAEKQGIAEAEALRKGMEVKSIEFVKQGAQVYHKA
- a CDS encoding Rho-binding antiterminator, with the translated sequence MQDYSPISCELHDYLEIACTYRYPLLVERHGAPDCEGVAIDVFGARGSEFLRLSTRDGVLDVRLDKLVAITPQHQGARFGRVVYRGH
- a CDS encoding adenosine deaminase, whose translation is MDVTADWLARLPKTELHLHIEGTLEPELMFALAQRNGVRLPYDSVEAVRAAYDFANLQSFLDLYYAGAGVLLTEQDFYDLTAAYLLRCRADRVVHTELFFDPQTHTARGVPYATVLAGIRRALTDAHEQFAISSKLILCFLRHLSEEEGFATLREAEPYLDLIDGVGLDSSEVGHPPEKFARLFARCKALGLPRVAHAGEEGPPDYVWQALDLLDVCRIDHGVRALEDPALVDELKRRRIPLTVCPLSNIRLKVFQRLSDHNLRALLEAGLVATVNSDDPAYFGGYVGENWRACAAALQLTRAELKQLAVNGFTGSWLPEVEQARWIAEIEAM
- a CDS encoding DMT family transporter, which gives rise to MSQRTTGILLILLSAVAFGLMPIFGTWAYAAGVDTQGLLLIRFSVAALVMVAIMVWRGARWPRGRLLAGLAAMGGIGYAGQAFSYFTALQYANAALAALLLYLYPAIVTVLSAWLLRERLRRRVWAALALASLGLVLTIGTALSGKAIGIAFGVAAALIYSCYILAGSRLTPQAGALPSATVVMLAAAVVLWGSTAFATPHWPATGSGWGATLAIAIVSTVIAIFAFLAGLDHLTAAEASTLSTLEPVVSVLLAAWLLAVPLTGLQWLGGAAILVAALVISLAPPLPAPE
- the creB gene encoding two-component system response regulator CreB — its product is MTAHILLIEDEPAIADTLLFALQREGYAVDWQRLARDGEAVLADAQLVILDVGLPDDSGFEVLKRLRRHSEVPVLMLTARADEIDRIVGLELGADDYVVKPFSPREVVARVRAILKRLQPRVADTATPGFEHDAAGRRIRYRGQWLVLTPSEYRLLALLLSAPGRVFSRAQLLDALGEAAEDSFERTIDSHVKSVRAKLRDIAAEADPIETHRGFGYALKGAG
- the creC gene encoding two-component system sensor histidine kinase CreC, coding for MRFSLRIFLGYFLIVALLAWYVVDLIRDEIKPAMRQSAEEIMIDTANLLAELVQPAFRDGRLADGEVAQAIGRYVERSPNARIWGVAKGAVDMRVYITDARGIVLFDSTGSAVGQDYSQWRDVYLTLRGRYGARTSRIEYADDATTVMYVAAPIIEDGRIAGVLTVAKPNQAMQPYIERAHGKLLRAGLLVLGLGLAFGAAFSWWLSRGIGKLTDFAQDVSAGRPAEVPALPGNRELAVLAQALGEMRERLEGKAYVEHYVHGLTHELKSPLAGIRGAAELLDDALPDADRQRFAGHIRREAERLQAIVDRLLELARLEARRTLDHAEPVPLRPALETVLTALAPQLDAATIALDLAIPEDARVRGERFLIEQALRNLLQNAADFTPTQGAIRIAAERTGGDWLITIDNDGPAIPDYALPRLFERFYSLRPDGTAKGTGLGLALARTIAELHGGSATVGNVANGVSARLRLPAC
- a CDS encoding ABC transporter ATP-binding protein, yielding MFGWFEKRVQPYPETPPAAPPRGFFAFVWAGTAGMRGLIFTVMLLTAAIGAFEALLFAMLGSVVDWLAKVPPAELFAREGRTLLWLGLALVGSTLLVAVQALCKYQALAGNFPMRLRWIFHRYLLGQSMSFYQDEFAGRVATKVMQTALAVRESVMIVVDILVFVTIYFVTMLVVVGQFDGWLVWPFVVWLALYGVAVWYFVPRLGKASAAQADARSLMTGRVTDAYTNIVTVKLFSHAHREAGYVKSAMREFMYTVHQQMRLVSGFEIVNHFLNMLLIVATTGATLWLWSRGEVGIGAVAAATAMALRLNGISHWIMWEMANLFEQIGTVQDGITTLTRPVAVSDRADAQPLTVSRGEIRFEEVSFGYGKPQPVIDRLNLTIRPGEKVGLVGRSGAGKSTLVNLLLRFYDIDAGRVLIDGQDVAAVTQDSLRAAIGMVTQDTSLLHRSVRDNLLYGRPDADDAAMIAAARRAEAHDFIQGLSDPKGRSGYDAHVGERGVKLSGGQRQRVAIARVMLKDAPILLLDEATSALDSEVEAAIQGSLYRLMEGKTVVAIAHRLSTIAAMDRLIVLDHGVIVEEGTHAELLAQGGLYARLWAHQSGGFLGEDVDDATERTLAH
- a CDS encoding glycosyl hydrolase family 18 protein; its protein translation is MSQHNRFVLAALPAALLAVHAYAASPAWQEGNTYAAGVTVSYNNTEYQALVTHTAYVGANWNPAASPTLWKLLGASTGGTPTPAPVATPTPGPVATPTPNLPTATPAPVGQYPAWNASTAYTGGQRVTFEGAVYEAKWWTQGDNPGQSGEWGVWKKVSVAGPTPTPTVTPTPTVAPTGPTPTPTVTPTLTPTPTVTPTRVTPTPTPTGPTPTVTPTPVVGGPTPPPITGAQVGSYFTQWGVYGRGYQVKHVDTSGTAAKLTFINYAFGNLYQKNGGYECGIINKLEPGATNPSDPQAGTGGDSWADYQRGLSAADSVDGVADLWGWPQWDDPRNGVSGPLKGNFNQLKKLKAKYPNLKVYISLGGWTWSKWFSAAAKTDALRKQLVRSCIDVYIKGNVPFDAGSNAGGPGTAAGVFDGIDIDWEFPGVIGQPYNTVAPEDKQNFTLLLKEFREQLDAIGATNKANYGLTVAIGAGKDKIDMTVPAEYSKYLDWINVMNYDYNGAWAAQGPTDFQAHLYVDPNNPQYIDPKTGNRSLVSYYNTDDSIKQLLAAGVPGKKLLVGLPFYGRGWTGVAAGPNGDGLYQAATGGAKGTYETGIEDYKVLKNAAGTVRFHPVTKQSWKYDGSNWWSYDTPTDIATKVNYVKANSLGGVFSWSLDGDTTNGELATEMAKVRQ